Proteins from a genomic interval of Providencia stuartii:
- the glnA gene encoding glutamate--ammonia ligase yields the protein MSSEHVLSLIEEHKIKFIDLRFTDTKGKEQHITIPAHQVNEDFFEEGKMFDGSSIGGWKGINESDMVLMPDPSTAMLDPFFADPTLIIRCDILEPGTMQGYDRDPRSISQRAEDFLRSSGIADTVLFGPEPEFFIFDDIRFGNSMHSSYYHIDDIEAAWNTGTKYEGGNKGHRPGVKGGYFPVPPVDSSQDLRSAMCTTMEEMGLVVEAHHHEVATAGQNEVACRFNTMTKKADETQIYKYVVHNVAHAYGKTATFMPKPLVGDNGSGMHCHMSLSKDGINLFAGDKYGGLSEMALYYIGGIIKHARALNAFTNPTTNSYKRLVPGFEAPVMLAYSARNRSASIRIPVVASTKARRIEVRFPDPAANPYLAFAAQLMAGLDGIINKIHPGDAMDKNLYDLPPEEAKEIPTVAGSLEEALNELDKNREFLTRGGVFTNDAIDAYIELLRNDIQRVRMTPHPLEFEMYYSV from the coding sequence GCACAAAATAAAATTTATCGATTTGCGTTTTACTGATACCAAAGGTAAAGAGCAGCACATCACCATCCCTGCTCATCAAGTCAACGAAGACTTCTTTGAAGAAGGCAAAATGTTTGACGGTTCATCGATTGGTGGCTGGAAAGGCATTAACGAATCTGACATGGTGCTCATGCCAGATCCATCAACTGCAATGCTTGACCCATTTTTTGCGGATCCAACATTGATCATTCGTTGCGATATCCTTGAGCCAGGTACCATGCAAGGTTACGACCGTGACCCTCGTTCTATCTCTCAACGCGCGGAAGATTTTTTACGTTCTAGTGGGATCGCGGATACCGTGTTATTTGGGCCAGAACCTGAATTCTTCATCTTTGATGACATCCGTTTTGGTAATAGCATGCACAGCAGCTACTATCATATCGATGATATTGAAGCGGCATGGAATACCGGCACTAAATATGAAGGTGGTAACAAAGGTCATCGTCCAGGCGTAAAAGGCGGCTATTTCCCTGTTCCGCCTGTCGATTCTTCACAGGACTTGCGTTCTGCAATGTGTACCACAATGGAAGAAATGGGCTTAGTGGTTGAAGCGCATCACCATGAAGTCGCTACTGCTGGACAAAACGAAGTGGCATGTCGCTTTAATACAATGACGAAAAAAGCGGATGAAACTCAGATTTATAAATATGTCGTGCATAACGTCGCACATGCTTATGGTAAAACAGCGACCTTTATGCCAAAACCTTTAGTTGGCGATAACGGTTCAGGTATGCACTGTCATATGTCACTGTCAAAAGATGGTATCAACCTATTTGCAGGCGATAAGTACGGCGGGTTATCTGAAATGGCGCTTTACTACATTGGCGGTATTATCAAACACGCTCGTGCGTTGAATGCCTTCACTAACCCAACAACCAACTCCTATAAACGTTTGGTTCCAGGGTTTGAAGCACCCGTTATGTTGGCTTACTCAGCACGTAACCGCTCAGCATCTATCCGTATTCCTGTTGTTGCTAGCACCAAAGCGCGCCGTATTGAAGTTCGTTTCCCAGACCCTGCTGCTAACCCTTATTTGGCGTTTGCTGCCCAGCTGATGGCGGGTCTTGATGGCATCATCAACAAGATCCACCCAGGTGATGCAATGGATAAAAACTTGTATGACTTGCCACCAGAAGAAGCGAAAGAGATCCCAACGGTTGCGGGTTCATTAGAAGAAGCGCTGAATGAATTAGATAAAAATCGCGAATTCTTAACGCGTGGTGGTGTCTTCACTAATGACGCTATCGACGCCTACATTGAATTACTGCGTAACGATATTCAACGTGTCCGCATGACGCCGCATCCACTAGAATTTGAAATGTACTACAGTGTGTAA